The Alkalihalophilus pseudofirmus nucleotide sequence TAACCTTGCTGTAGGTTACGAAGAGATCCATACAAAGAATGAAAGAATGCCGATTAAAGAGCTTGTGAAGTTATCAGAAGCAGTAGTAGCGGTAGTAAAAGAAGCGGCAAAATAATTAAGGGGTAAAGAGACCGGTGGACTTAAGAAGATTCATCGGTTTTTTTCTATTTATAGGGAATCTTACATACATAAAAGAGGGCCAGATGATGTTAATTGTTTGTATGGTTTATAAATAAACAAACACGAGCAATCATGCAATCATCACCTGGTATACCTCGAAAACTTACTATCTATACTATAGCTCAAAGAAGTTTTTCTGGGATGTTTCGGCAGAAAGAGATAACGACTATATAGTCATTTTGCCGATCGTGCGGAATATTGCGTGGGTCCATACATTTGGATAAGTTCTAGTGTAAAAATGGCGATTGTTGCGGTGAATACCGTCCGAATTCTATGCTTTCTAACACCATTTCCTCACTGTCACCGATTATAGATGCAATTTGTGCAATCGTAGGTGACTTGGCATGTTCCTTTTTATATGCGTGGAGGAGAACGACAATGCGGTCGAATACATCGGCATAGCGCTGATCACATTTCAACTGATAGTGGGTCATAATAAGACACCTCCAATTTGCAGGCTTTCGACAAAAACCTTATCGTTTCGCCTGCTACTTTAACCTTATCTGAAATATACATGAAAGGCAATGTTTTTTTAAATAAAATCGCAAAAAAATATTGACTTATACTTTGTATCCTTGGTATGATACTAGTTTTGGCGAAAATTAAAAAAGTATGAGAATGGATTCTTTTAATTAAAATTGGTGATGGTACAGCAATTATTTTAGGACCAATAACTTTTAAAAACGAACATTCTTTCGTATAATTAAGTGTAAAGGAGTGGGATCATCATGAATCAAAGAAGAGTTATTTTTCATATTGATATGAATAGCTTCTATGCCTCTGTGGAAATGTCATATGATCCCACTTTACTAGGAAAACCTCTTGCGATTGCTGGAAATGTAGAAGAGCGTCGCGGAATTATTGTCACCAGCAGTTATGAGGCTCGTGCAAAAGGGGTTAAAACAACGATGCCAGTTTGGAAGGCCCTTCGTCTTTGTCCGGACTTAGAGTTAAGAAGACCAAATTTTGAGCGGTACAAAGAATCGTCCCGTGCTTTATTTGAGTTATTAAGAGAATACACTCCGCTTGTTCAGCCAGTATCAATTGATGAAGGGTATTTGGATGTAACAGCGTATCTGTCCAAAATACACCCTCTGCATTTGGCCGCAGAAATTCAACGCCGTATTAAAGTAGAGCTTGATTTGCCATGTAGTATTGGTATTGCCCCAAATAAGTTTTTGGCAAAGATGGCAAGTGACATGAAAAAGCCTAATGGCATTACCATTTTGAGAAAACGAGATATGAAAGAGAAGTTATGGCCTTTGCCAATTGGTGAGATGCATGGGATTGGAAGGCGCACTGTAGAAAAGTGGGAAAAGAAAGGGATCAAAACAATTGGTGATCTGGCACATGCTCAAATGGGAGATGTTCAAGCCTGGTTTGGAACAAACGGCCGAAAGCTTCACGAACGAGCAAATGGTATTGATCATCGCCCGGTAGACCCTGAAGCGATCTACGAATTTAAAACAATTGGCCATTCAACCACCTTAAAGCAAAATACTAAAAACATGGCGGTGATTGATCAAACGTTGAAGCAGTTATCCCAATCAGTCTCAAGGCGCCTTGAAAAAAAGCAAGTCTTTGCAAGAGGGGTCCAGCTGACGATCCGCTATCATGATTGGCAAACGATTACGAGAAGCCAGAAGCTCTCAAATCCTGCTCAAAAGCCTGAAGATCTCTATAAACAAGCTAAACAAATTTTCCTAAAAGCATGGAACCAAGAATCTGTCCGCTTACTAGGTATCAGCACATACGATTTGATTGAGCAGCAATATGCTTATAAGCAACTCGATCTCTTTCATTATCAAGATGACATAAAAGAAGAAAAGCTTTCTCATTTAGTTAAGGAAGTGCATGAGAAATTCGGAGAGCAGGCACTGCAAAAAGGATTGTCTGGCAAATGGAAAAGAAAAGAAGTAGCATCAACTGAAGAAGGGACGAGTTTTAGCAAAGATTTTCTAGAACCAGAATAATTCTGGTTCTTTTTTTTGTTTTAAGAATGCCCATGTAAGATGGGCAAGGACGTGCCGATATAAAGAATAAGAATATAAAAGGTCGATGGATAATCGAAACGAAGACCGGGAGCGTGAGCCACATGCAAGTCAATCACCTGCAGCAAATTCAAAATCAACAGCCAGAGCGGGCTATACCGTTACGTGAAGGTGATGTATATAAAGCAACAGTAAAAGAGAGAAAAGATCATAATGAAGCGCTTATCAGTATTAGAGGAAGAGAGGTCCTGACAAGGTTTGAAGGGGGCGTACCCTCGGGTGAGCGAGTGACGATACAAGTTGATCAAGTAAAAGAAGCTCATATCAATGTTCGAGCGGTTAATGAGGAGCCGCGCGCAGCTACTCAAGCAATCAACCAAAATAGAGATACGTTGAATCAAACACTGCAAAATTTAGGTTCGAAAAATCCCACACCTGCGATGAGAGAAGCAGCGCAGGCCCTAATGGATAAAGGCGTTCCGCTTACTAGAGAGGGTGTGGCCGAATTAGACCGGTTTCTTAGAAGCGGTGATGCAGCAAATAGACTAGAGACAGTTAAGGCGTTAGCGAATAAGCGATTGGAAGTAACGTCGACTCATTTACGAAGTGTCCACGAAGCATTACACGGACGCCCATATACACATGTGTTAAATGATCTCGCAAAG carries:
- a CDS encoding DNA polymerase IV; translation: MMNQRRVIFHIDMNSFYASVEMSYDPTLLGKPLAIAGNVEERRGIIVTSSYEARAKGVKTTMPVWKALRLCPDLELRRPNFERYKESSRALFELLREYTPLVQPVSIDEGYLDVTAYLSKIHPLHLAAEIQRRIKVELDLPCSIGIAPNKFLAKMASDMKKPNGITILRKRDMKEKLWPLPIGEMHGIGRRTVEKWEKKGIKTIGDLAHAQMGDVQAWFGTNGRKLHERANGIDHRPVDPEAIYEFKTIGHSTTLKQNTKNMAVIDQTLKQLSQSVSRRLEKKQVFARGVQLTIRYHDWQTITRSQKLSNPAQKPEDLYKQAKQIFLKAWNQESVRLLGISTYDLIEQQYAYKQLDLFHYQDDIKEEKLSHLVKEVHEKFGEQALQKGLSGKWKRKEVASTEEGTSFSKDFLEPE